In Centroberyx gerrardi isolate f3 chromosome 7, fCenGer3.hap1.cur.20231027, whole genome shotgun sequence, the sequence cacTGTTTCtccaagtgaaaactagcttagcacTGTTTCtccaagtgaaaactagcttagcacTGTTTCTCCAAGTGAAAATTAGCTTAGCACTAGTtccatgcttgccagctgtgaatGTCTTGGCAAATGAAGTAATAAAATTAAATCACCAATAATGGCTCACTACTACATCTTAACAACCAATATTACTGTTCATACACTTAATTGAATTgtggagaaatgtgaaatggcaaAATCGCAAGGTTACACATCACATGCCACATTGCCATTGTCTGTTCTTGTAATTTGGACATTATAGCAGTCACTTCCTCGATAATGCAGTTGTCTGGTGTTGTGTAGGACGGCTACCTGGATGCTAGCGAGGTGGCCCACTGGATCTTGCCGGGAGAGGTTGACCATGCTGACAATGAAGCCAAACACTTGATCCACGAGACAGACACTAACAAGGTAGACCTCCCACTGTTACCATCCTCTCTGCCATAGATACTGTGCAATTCTTTGCATCCATAAGTAGTGCAAAGTAATGAGACACAGAAACCTGACCATATGAAAATAAGCTACGTGCAGCGTCATGTTCAAAATCCAAAAGAACCGGCAGGAAGTTTGAGTTTTACGGCACTTCCTTAAGGAGAGAAATCCAACTATGACTGGTTCATGTAAACCAGGTTTTTCCCCGTTATTTCTTTAATAGAGTGCATGTAAATGCATCATTCAAATTATTGCCATAACCTAAATATTCCCCGTTACCAGGTTAGTGTGCAAGTAAACGTGCTCATAGAAGTGTTGTTTCATCTATGTCAACCCCTAATGAGCCTCGTCTTATGGGTTattgaaatgtttaaaatgctgCATCTTTTGACAACCTGCCCCCTTTTGAATGGTGCAGcattatgaaaaatgtaaacacagaaaCTACTGTATATCAAAACTCGAAGCTGACAAATCAGCTTACAATTATAGGATATGCACAATTTCTATCAGCCATCATTCTGTTACATTCAGCGGTAGTTGGAACCAAATCCACTTTGTTTGTCAGCCACTTTTCATCCCGGAATTTTGTGGATTCCGCTCTCGATTCAAGGGAAGACAACATCCAGAAGAAAACATTTAATGTGCCTTACTCCTCAGCatgtcaaaatgaaaacaacatgtGTAAAAGAATCACTGCACTCAatgttggtaaaaaaaaaaagttaaatctaggtaggctcattctctgtaaagtcctttgagacatacTTGTGATAAAGGTGCTAGGTGagatgaacttgaacttaatgCAATATGACAAATAGCTTTTATCTTCATCATATCTAActttcatacatacagtatgttcagtcagaaatagaTTGGTTTTTGccagccttttgttttttttattttggttgttaaattggtcttaaatccaattccaggtagcattaaaaaggtcttaaagttTTGCATTTGGCTTTGTGAAACATGCAGATACTCAAACTCTGTTCACAAAAGCATTTTTTGGGAAAGGCTTAGATAGTGGTTAGAGTGAAGGGCTGAAGGCAGACTGTGTAGTCCATCACTGTCAGTGATGTCATGCCTAATAATCAATATAATGGAAATAATTGGGGGTAATGGCCTGTTAATTATAACACAATTCTctgccttctctttctctcactctttctctgttttcctacACCGCATGtatcccctccttccttctctcctactCTGTGTTCTCTCTCAATCATGACACCGATGATGGGTGGAATCTGGCGATCGAACAACAGGACGACAAAATAACCAAGAAGGAGATTCTAGCCAACTGGAACATGTTTGTGGGCAGCCAGGCAACCAATTATGGGGAGGACTTAACGAAGAGACACGACGAACTTTGATGACATCGTGTCATGGTCCAAGAGGGCCAGGGGTTCAGTGGcgttttatattttcatttacaaTGGAGAATACGGTTACAATGGTTTTGGTTTTGGGGTAAAGAGTGGGGTGGGATGGGAGTCAGTGCTGGTAAGGTTAGGACTCATATTTATACTATAATCTAGGGCACAAAGCTTTCATTGCGAGGTAATGGGAGAGTGCAGATAACTGTgtttacacatgcatacacaagcaAGCAGTGCTTTATAATTCACACACAGTGTCCACATgtacatacaggcacacattcacacttatcatactgtatgtgatcttagacacactcacacacaaatgtttctctccttttttagATACATAATAAAAGCCACCACAAGAACAATCAGTCACATGCACTTCTTGGAGAATAGTCTTCTAACGTGTGTCCCAGTCCTTCCACATACAAGTTTACATTTGTCAGAAGGGCATATGCAATTTGTTGAAGCCAAGATGTGTATGAAAGCCACTACAGGGAAAGGAGGAAACAAGGGAAGGAGGTAAGCAGGCGAGATGTATTACTGTGCACTGTTAAATGGTGAAAGTGCATAGTTCACAAAATTTTGTCtgtgaaaaagaaataaaaccatGTTCGGTTTTctacaaatgcattttttttatttcccattaACCAgtcttttgaaatatttttacaCATTACTGTACAGTATTTTATATCTTGTAATGATGATATATACTGTTATGAATGTCACATAGTGTTAAGTCTCTAGTAGTCTAGTGAGATTCTTTTACAGTAATAGGTTGGACCCtttttgcctccagaacagcttGAATTCTTGGAGGCCTGGAAACCTTTCACAGGGATCTTGGTCCATGCTGCAGCGTGGACCAAGCTAGCTACTGCAATGTTTAGGTACACTGTGGCGTTCAAATGAAGCTCCTTTGGTACTAAAGGGCCTAATGTGAGCTATGAAAACACTCCCCACACCATtataccaccaccaccacactgtcttgttgacaccaggcaggatggatccaTGATTTCATGCTGTTAACCTACCATCAGCATGTTAACATTCATTGTACCAGGCAATGTTTAACCCCACTCTTCAAtcatccagttttggtgatcGTGTGTCCACTGTAGCTTCATCTTGTTAGCTAGCTTAGACAGTGTgatcttctgctgctgtagcccatCCACTTCAAGGTTGGACCAGTTGTGGTTCTGAGATGCGCATTTCTGCGCACCACTGTTGTACTGagctgttattttctgttagcttgaaccagtcttgccactctctgacctctctcatcaacaaggtgtTTTGATTGACTGGATGGTTTTTGATTATGGCATCATTGTCAGTAAACTCCAAAATCCCAGGAGGCACCAACCATCATACCACAGTCAAAGTGGCTTAAATCAGCATTGTAACATTTAGTCCAACAGTAACTGAACCTCTCCAACCCGTCTGCATGCTACATATTTATGCTTTGTTAAGGGTTCAAGCTCGTAGGGCTTTTTTATGCACTGGTTTACTAAGAGTTCAAGCCACAAAGTAACACACTGTAATGTATCATGAAACTCGGTCTATATGTCAAGTGAGGAAACACGTTTACAACAGCATTTTTGAATCAACCCATAGGGGGCACCAGATATCAAAAATGTGTATCTCCTTAGCAGCTTGATGGAATTGAATTTTGGTGCACATCCTCTAGGGCAAGAATGTCAAACTCCAGTCCAGGGACGATCAAAGACCTGCAGGACATCGGCTCTTGAGGACCGGAGTTTGACACCTCTACTCTAAGGACAAGTATTAAGTCAAAATATGAAGTTTGGTTTTGATACATGTGGTCTTGGCCTATCAAATAACTTTTGTTATCATGACAAAGCTCAATGAAGACTtctggaactttttttttttttacaaaagtcGCATCAAATTTTATGCAAATTGACTTATTATAAAGGAGTCAGATTTCGGTGCGTTGAGTGTGTCACCTTTCATAAGGGTCAGTAACAGTTGCACAAAGGAGCACAAATTCAGATGATTGCGAATTTGTGAAGTCAGCCAATAGAAACATTGGTTTGGTCGAGTTGACCTCTGATAGAAAAGGGAGGAATCCATGACACTGGCTAACCAAACAATTTGAACAATTTTAATTAGTTGAACTATGTTTACTATTTCCCCTGACGGTTAACTCTTGTGTATTTTGaagtttatgtatttatttgtgttatttaagaTGTCAAAGGGGTGTTGGAGCCAACTGATAGCTACAGTAGTTAGCTACTTTGCTATTTAGCCACTTTAATAAGCATGCTAGTTTTCATGGCATCTCGTCCTTTTTTGTCATGGGAACCGAAGAAAATACCTAGAGCGAATTCTAATGTGACCACACCTTAAtgttaatacaaaaatatggcTGCATGGGCTTATAACTGTCACATAGTCACTGGATGGTTGCCATGAGATGGTACATGATAGAGAAATGATGTGACAAAATAATAGACAACAGCAGTGAGATGCTTCTGACAAACATGAAACTAATTAGCCAAATGGTGGTGCTGCAATTCAAGCCAAAAACGTGTAATAGTAAGGTTGTTGGCTTTGTTGACTACATGCTTGAAAGTTCAACTCTAAAGCTAAGTAGATATACTTTAGCCACTgtatcattttgcaatgcaatgACTTCAAGCCGATGACACTGATATATTAAATTATGAAAGTTAGGCAACCACACTAATTTAGATTCAAAGATGAATCCACATGGTTGTATGGTTTTCAATTGTGACTGAACTCAACTGTCTTGGCAGCAGGAAGGCCAAGTGGCGAGAACAACTGTCCCAATGTTGGGTGGACTTCAATTGCCAAAGTCAAAGTTCATCACAAATCTCACATATCACGGAGAGCCCCCTTTTCTGAGAGGGCTTAAATCTTTTAAAATACTGTAATCTCAGCACAATAGGTGCTAGAccaagttttctttttttttccttttttctccaaTTTAACCACACTGGCAGTCTAgcggcctagtggttagagcaTCTATTCATCATGCTGCAGGTTTCAGGTTCAAATCTTGTTTAGAACTATACTGAGGCTGATACTGTTTTGTTGCATCAAGTTCATGTAAACTGGGGccttatatatgtgtgtgtatctgtatgttcTCTTCCACATTATATACTGATGATAAATCAAAGTTGTTTAGAAAGAAAAGCCTTATGTTTTGGTTGATATATCCATAATTTCTAACGTTAAGTTGATGCTAAAAGATGTAAAAATGGTCAATGACATGTAGTTAAAATAAAGCCGAAGTCTATTTACTATATTTCATTGGATTTATTTACATCCCTCCTCATCCTATGCTGTGGTCTGTTTGTCAGGATGGccgcctgtctctgtctgagcTGCTGGACAAGACAGACTACATCAAGACCAGCACCATAACGGACTACGGAGGCATGCGGGTAGAGCATGATGAACTGtgacaatgattttgttttcaaatatacaatAGCACAGGatgagaataatgttcttcatggtGTTACAAATAAATGTAGCTTCTAATCAATTTGTCCTTACAGTAGTCTCCTCTAATTCATATGCCTGACTGGAAGAATTTTAGTAATTGTTTAGTGAGGGAAGCCAGATCAGTCCAGTGATGTGTTGACTCgagtttgtttaaaaaaaaagaaaagaaaaaatggatttctgaaaatgcaataactttaaatttaaccactcaaaatctaattttaacaaGGTCtccattaaacatctttgataatgtatgtaaataaaaagattcctataatttaaattatttaaagcCTGGCCCCTAGCTCTAACACATACTGAGGATTAAGCATCTTATATCACAGTCTTAAATGGAAAGGCATTCAAtataacatttaatttattcCAATCAATAACTTTGATTGTGAGAAACTCTCTTCCAAAGATAGAAGCCAGATAGCCAAATCAATGGGAAACACATCCTGTGGatcctcatttttattttacacaGCTCAAGATGCCTCCCTCTACAGTACTGATATCAGCTCTGAAACAGAAATCTTCAAAATGGCAAAtccgccatttgaaaaaaaaaatgtcacctgAAATTCTACActtgattgatgattgatagcacaaacaTTACAATAGTCCATGGTTGacaaaatggtaacacttttATTGACTGGGTTCTGTATATTTTATAAACGAGATGTACATTGACTTGTGGAAAGATTGTTTCATTGTGCATGTAAAAGAAAAACGACATGCTTACCAGGAAGGAAAAATGGTAACTGGGTGTCTACAGttcctgaaaaagtcttaaaatgactTGAGCATGGTTACCTACAGTCAAGGCCTCAGAAGTCCTTCAACACTGTTAAACACAAGTTAAACAATGGATTTATCCCTGTGTGGTTGTTGAACTTAGGTGCAAAAGGAAAGAAGCCTTCTCCGGAAAGAAGCCTTGCACTCTGATTCTGAACGATTTACAccaaaaactgacatttacaactgatgttttagatgactaaaaaatgttctgctatcaaTCTCCACTGtagctggaaatatcttgacgtcATGTCACCTTGGCCAGTTGCATTTGGatacaggaataagaaaaaaaatacaccagcaaacaacaaaatgcaaggtacatcgccaatagcggttttaacagtgttacagtgttttagggtgttttttttccttaaaaaaagTCGTCAATTTTACTTGctgaaacttgcagacaccccCGAATTCAGTTATTAGAAAAATATAGCGCCATGTTACACTCCACACAACTACACATATATAATTGTTGTGAaacctccctccctgccttctgAAGTGGTGTTGCTCTCCTGCCAACACTTCCCACTCCTCAACTCCTTCCTCTCACACTTGCATCACCGGTCGAGCCTCTTTAGCGCCAAGTTGGACCCCGGAGCCAGCGAAGCCAGTTCCACCCTGACAAAAGAGATGGCAAAACAACATCTTGATGAAGTCAAGCACTGCTGGCTAGCTTACATGTGAAAAATGATGGGATTTATAAACAAAtacccttgcacacacacacacacactgtatatccTTGTACTTCTGTCCTTAAGAGGACCTGACATTgactggggggggggtattCGATATCGCGGgaaatatcacgatattcacGAAATATTGCGTtattcgataatattgaatattgggaCAAGCCGAGCGAGGACTAAAACTAATTCTCACAATGAttgaagtacaagaacacacacacacacacacacacacaaacacacacacacacagacagagagagctgacCCGTTGCAATGGTATGATGTCTTTGTCGGACAGTTTGTCTCCGGTCACAGGATCAATCATGTCCTTCCTGATCAACTTCTCCACACACTCTTGTGTCACCACAGCACCCCTGGGAGACaaggtgggggatgggggggttaATAAGAGCAAAGAGACAGGTGGTGATGAACAGAagttaaagagagaaaaacaattttGACATAGTGAAGACACAGCGCTGGTCATCGTATAATCGTACAGGAATATGTGGGCAAGGAATTTGAGGATTTTTTCTGGAATAGGAATAGTGTGTCTAATAGCTAGTAACTTTGCGCCCTAGGACAAACATTCCTACTGCTGTATGTGAGAGTGCAGGTAGACTGTTACTCACGAGGGTCGGAGAAGGGCGCAGGGAACGCTGTTGCCCAGTGTGTCTCGGGttactgcacacacatacctatCCTGAAGAGAGAATAAGTAAAACCTTATTTATACAGcggctttttaaaaacacacagtttacaaagcgcttcacaaagacagaataaaaagaaagaaaagacaaagacataAAAGGACACACGGCAACAAAACAACTTTAAGAGACAGACTCTTTAAAAAACCATCATAAACCAACACAGTCATACACAAATAtaaagacattttcaacattgtCATGAAAAGGCCAGCCTATAGAAGTAGGTTTGTAGGAGCTGCTTGAAAGCGTCAACAGACTTGGCTGATCTAATCGATTGAGTGAGACGATTCCAGAGAGTTGGGGCCAAAACTGCGAAGGCACGGTCTCCGTTAGTTTTGAGTCTGGAACTGGGGAGGACAGGCTTGGACCATACTACCAGTACTGTCCAGCAAAATAGACTTGTTCACAACCTATAGCTCAAGATTTGATCTTGCTGTAAACAAGTTCACTGGATTCCTGATAAGGTAAATGAAATAAGTATAGAACATTAacttgtttgatttaggttttgcatattgtttatTGGACTTCTTTGTTGTAAGGGGCCTTAATCTTTAGTTAAGTTGTAGTAGGGAGCCATTAATCACTAATgattttattaaattatttgcCAAAACGCTAAAAGCTGGCAAGAATGAAACTGaacactaagctagttttcacttgttaatACTGATTGGACGGAGAGATGGTTGCAGGCTTAGACTACACTGAACAGCGCTGGCTTGAACTGACCTGGCGGGTTAGCAGGGCAACTCGATCCAGGCTCGGGTCCAGGGGGGTAAAGCGCACTGTGATCAGCTCATTCATCTTAATGGGTCGTCCCGACATGGGACACGACACAGTCTTACTCTGACGggcagggaggaagaagggaaaagGAGATTGATTAGGTGACGGTCAGTGCAGTCACTTTCATTTGTAATCCCTGCAGTCTAGCGGTAGAAAGCTAGTTAGTAATATGGGACTGCTCGTCTTTGACAGCAAAAGATAAAGAGACCTTTGGATCAAACAGCGGTGTAATCCCACAGGGACAACCTGCCCTTAAATACTGTTAAcattagacagacagataggacAAACAGACAGTGATCATCGTGACATGAACATTTAGAGCAAACAGAGATGAACCTAGCAATGACCCCACACGCAATGGCAACAGAATTTaacacttaaagcaatattccacttggttttaacatgggggttattcggcacttgacagccatgaaaaccagaatataaactagtgaccaagattggatgcagctgggatTAGTTTGTAGCATTCgtatttttacttcccattcatttgaatgaggccacgaaaatagcctgaaaactgacatttaacacgttggtgaacagattccgCTACGGTGATTTTCAATTGAGTGTGGGTCCCACGTCTTggaacataattttgccaaatagcattctTATTGATAGAAAAGAATATAGCAGAGGAATACCATTTAGGAGgtatagttcctgtttgggaggcCGGATCTActatactaattttagtgtaaaccaagaatagaagtGCAAAATGATGAAGAACCCAAGATTGCTTTATTggcttaaaagcaggatctgttgttgaatctcttcacaaacgtgttaaatgttaGTTTTTAAATGGGAAgcaaaaatctgaatgctacaaactcgtcccagctgcatccaatcttggtgattagtttatattctggttttcatggcagtcactTAAAACTAAgcggaatattgctttaaatggaGAGACAAAAAGTGCATGCAGTTATTTTTCAGGAATACAATcgcactttttctttctttcttaaaataAAAAGCAGCGTGCGCACGACAGGTAATTTGCCAACCAAGAATCTGCATAAAACAGCATTTCTGAAGTCCCCTTCCAGAACCACTCACTGGTTTCTTCAGTTGGGTGGGCTTGGCCTCTGGGGTCAGGGAGGGGATCCAGAAGCTGGGTAGACTCTGGCTGGAGGTGGCTGCCGAACACCCAGCGGTGGCGGAGTTCGCCGAGCCGCTATCTGCTCTGCCTGCCTCACTGCCTTTGGCCTGgcctggagagaaaaaacacggCATTGTGTTACAGTTTATAATACATTGCTTAAGCGTTACAAATAGGGATGAGACAATATGCTTGTGATACAATTTGAtacacaatatggggttcacaactCAATACAACCACggtacgatgtaataaataaaagttaaataacaAGAAAGTATGCAaatcttttgtttatttttgagccaCAAAACTtcctagcaatggcattggcttgctagaatgtaaacaactatttaaaaatgtcattataagtgaaaataatatagtttaatttgtgattactacagcagaacaaaatggatctaatatcacgattcatttttctgacccgcGATACGCATCGTCACATTCTTGTATGCGATATATTGagtttcaatatattgtcccatccctaattaagACATGCAGTTATTTTCACACATAAATGCTGCAAATACAAACATTTGTCGATTGAACACAGGACAAACATGCTGCTGGTGTTATGATTGACTGAGGTTACTGAGCTGGCAGGCATGCTCTTTTCAAAGTACAATCAGAGTACACTAcataccagaggtggggactcaagtcacatgacttggactcgagtcagactggAGTCagaattttaattgcttgagacttaacttgatgcatgaagagaagacttgagacttaacttgacttgggttctgctgacttgggacttgactttgacttgtactttgataacttgaaaaggtttctaaagtcttgacttgagatcttgtgtttgtgtaaattactcAGATtaaaagtgatgagatttgttccagacGACTggatttaaattctgttttctgaatttgtatggaatgattgaatttattgaagctgaaac encodes:
- the nosip gene encoding nitric oxide synthase-interacting protein: MTRHGKNCTAGAVYTYHEKKKDTAASGYGTQRIRLGKDAIKDFDCCCLSLQPCKDPVVTPDGYLYEKQAILEYILHQKTEIAKKMKAYEKQKQAQKSDSQLESKSEERERAERFKTRENSIVSKPINPFTSGQAKGSEAGRADSGSANSATAGCSAATSSQSLPSFWIPSLTPEAKPTQLKKPSKTVSCPMSGRPIKMNELITVRFTPLDPSLDRVALLTRQDRYVCAVTRDTLGNSVPCALLRPSGAVVTQECVEKLIRKDMIDPVTGDKLSDKDIIPLQRGGTGFAGSGVQLGAKEARPVMQV